The following coding sequences are from one Beggiatoa alba B18LD window:
- a CDS encoding ABC transporter ATP-binding protein produces the protein MSDNNLVLSLHNVGVNYRRQRGVWGEAFWALRDISFDLYQGDTLGIIGRNGAGKSTLLRLIAGIIQPDKGKIIYDTSHQIGLLSLQLGFVPYLTGRENAILSGILLGLRKKEIKARMNSIIEFSELGNFIDQPIATYSSGMLARLGFAVAFQADPDVLLIDEILGVGDAEFHQKSTRMMQEKIRSHKAIVFVSHNSQLVQQLCNRVVWVEEGVTRMQGNTAEVLQAYHRFLHLGE, from the coding sequence ATGAGCGACAATAATTTAGTTTTGTCATTACACAATGTCGGCGTTAATTATCGTCGTCAGAGGGGCGTATGGGGCGAAGCATTTTGGGCGTTGCGCGATATTTCTTTTGATTTATATCAAGGAGATACGCTTGGTATTATTGGGCGTAATGGCGCGGGGAAAAGTACCTTATTACGCTTAATTGCGGGCATTATTCAGCCTGATAAAGGCAAGATTATTTATGATACCTCGCATCAAATCGGGCTTTTATCGTTACAACTGGGATTTGTCCCGTATTTAACAGGGCGTGAAAACGCCATTTTAAGCGGTATTTTGTTGGGATTGCGGAAAAAAGAAATTAAAGCCCGTATGAATTCCATTATCGAATTCTCCGAATTAGGCAATTTTATTGACCAACCGATTGCGACCTATTCATCAGGCATGTTAGCCCGTTTAGGCTTTGCCGTTGCCTTTCAAGCTGACCCCGATGTCTTATTAATCGATGAGATTTTAGGCGTAGGCGATGCCGAATTTCACCAGAAATCCACGCGCATGATGCAAGAAAAAATTCGTTCTCATAAAGCCATTGTTTTCGTGTCGCACAATTCGCAACTGGTGCAACAACTTTGTAATCGAGTGGTTTGGGTTGAAGAGGGTGTAACACGGATGCAAGGCAATACTGCTGAGGTTTTACAAGCCTATCATCGTTTTTTGCATTTAGGCGAGTAA
- a CDS encoding ABC transporter permease has translation MLQDTQRHRLARYGELILYKTYADLKAESERTYLGFLWWIFEPILYMSVFYIFFGVLLGHGTDDYVPFLLVGLTMWQWFKSCVTHGSETILNGRHLMQQVHLPKVLFPIILILTDTVKFFFILSILLGFLWFSGYEISLNYLMLIPLILIQLFFIAGVTFIIAAIIPFIPDLRFVIENFLLAVFFLSGVIVKPEVIPEAYRSLYYLNPMVSLLENYRSVLLYNKMPSMTGLFALIGISLAMVWLGYSLISRFEYRYPKVLS, from the coding sequence ATGTTGCAGGATACTCAACGTCATCGACTTGCCCGTTATGGGGAGTTGATTCTGTATAAAACCTATGCCGATTTAAAAGCAGAAAGTGAACGCACTTATTTAGGGTTTTTATGGTGGATTTTTGAGCCTATTTTATATATGAGCGTTTTTTATATCTTTTTCGGCGTTTTACTAGGACATGGGACAGATGATTATGTCCCTTTTTTACTGGTGGGGCTGACCATGTGGCAATGGTTTAAATCCTGCGTTACACATGGTTCAGAAACCATTTTGAATGGTCGGCATTTAATGCAACAAGTGCATTTACCAAAAGTCTTATTTCCCATCATTTTGATTCTAACTGATACCGTTAAGTTTTTCTTTATCCTCTCTATCCTTCTCGGTTTCTTATGGTTTTCAGGATATGAAATCAGTTTAAATTATTTGATGCTAATCCCTTTGATACTTATCCAACTGTTTTTTATCGCAGGCGTGACATTTATCATTGCAGCGATTATTCCCTTTATCCCCGATTTACGTTTTGTGATTGAAAACTTCTTGTTAGCTGTCTTTTTTCTCTCTGGCGTGATTGTTAAACCTGAAGTGATTCCTGAAGCCTATCGTAGTTTGTATTACCTCAATCCGATGGTGAGTTTGTTAGAAAACTATCGCAGTGTCTTGTTATATAACAAAATGCCAAGCATGACAGGTTTATTCGCTTTAATTGGTATTTCTTTAGCCATGGTCTGGCTGGGCTACTCCTTAATTAGCCGTTTTGAATATCGTTATCCAAAGGTTTTATCGTAA
- a CDS encoding type II toxin-antitoxin system MqsA family antitoxin, whose protein sequence is MKKCPFCADGFLERKTILETYEYKGQTLTVKQAGDYCNACDEGILSGKDLQETQKQIHDFHAKIDGLLTSDEIRTIRKKLKLTQKQAALIFGGGANAFSRYERGEAMPLRATVNLLKILDKHPEQLQEILE, encoded by the coding sequence ATGAAAAAGTGTCCATTTTGTGCTGATGGTTTTTTAGAACGTAAAACCATCCTCGAAACATACGAATATAAGGGACAGACCTTAACAGTAAAACAGGCTGGGGATTATTGTAATGCTTGCGATGAGGGAATATTGTCAGGCAAGGATTTACAAGAAACCCAGAAACAGATTCACGATTTTCACGCAAAAATTGACGGTTTATTAACTTCGGATGAAATTCGCACAATTCGTAAAAAACTAAAATTAACGCAAAAACAAGCCGCTCTTATTTTTGGGGGCGGTGCAAATGCGTTTAGCCGTTACGAACGTGGAGAAGCAATGCCTTTACGTGCAACAGTCAATCTTTTGAAAATATTGGATAAACATCCAGAGCAATTGCAGGAAATTTTAGAATAA
- a CDS encoding type II toxin-antitoxin system MqsR family toxin — protein MILIIQSLTKKNFYKSMTTYADHTIWQDVYFSQLKGIDLYIKFMMDSEGHLLVSFKER, from the coding sequence ATTATCCTGATTATTCAGTCACTCACAAAGAAAAACTTTTATAAGTCCATGACAACTTATGCTGACCACACCATTTGGCAAGATGTTTATTTCAGCCAACTCAAAGGAATTGATTTATATATCAAGTTTATGATGGATAGTGAAGGACATCTACTTGTATCATTTAAAGAACGTTGA
- a CDS encoding glycosyltransferase family 2 protein produces MMQDPQQNPSDKPVELQQQLADAQAEINRLQATLTTERQQVQRLMQWMQGLQRDINDVYHSVTWLAGSLFTRVVLFLLGRKAGITARDHVERVAVQFETWRTHYVKTMQADELPTFAWHEPHEYQHWIKQYDTLSAETIANYQQLQQTWQYRPLISLLLILPKTDLNQTYLTNCLNSIIQQIYPHWELCLLAESETLETQALCTDARIRTVRDFSQAQGEFIAQIEAHDCLTLSALYHLVAYLQQIPDANLIYSDHDELDATGQRNNPYFKPAWNPDLFYSQAYLNTFVLYRLALLPEKPDYYNHYALALSYIAQIDNASIHHIPRILYHQHICASRPQLPALTVLRAHLQNHAPQLQVLPAIAGHTRVIYPLPTPAPLVSVIIPTRDCVNLLRQTVDGLLNQTDYNLLEVLIIDNDSREAETLDYLKLIQLDSRIRVIRHTAPFNYSELNNLGVQHAKGEILALLNNDLAIIHPEWLQEMVSHACRPEVGAVGAKLYYANDTLQHAGVVLGLGGMAGHAFKHVARQAQGYHWKPFLIQNYSAVTAACLVMRRAVFLEVGGLDAKNLRVAFNDVDLCLRINEAGYRIVWTPYAELYHLESASRGLDTTPRKYWRLRGELNYMQQRWGEKLAQDPCYNPNLTIQYEDFSLAYPPR; encoded by the coding sequence ATGATGCAAGACCCGCAACAGAATCCGTCAGATAAGCCCGTTGAACTACAACAACAGTTAGCTGATGCACAAGCAGAAATTAACCGTTTACAAGCGACTCTTACAACAGAACGTCAGCAAGTACAACGCTTAATGCAATGGATGCAAGGGCTACAGCGGGATATTAACGATGTTTATCATTCTGTTACATGGTTAGCGGGGAGTTTATTTACCCGTGTTGTCCTGTTTTTATTAGGACGCAAGGCAGGCATCACCGCCCGCGACCATGTGGAGCGGGTCGCCGTGCAGTTTGAAACATGGCGAACGCATTATGTAAAAACCATGCAAGCCGATGAGTTACCCACTTTTGCATGGCATGAACCGCATGAATATCAGCACTGGATAAAGCAGTACGACACACTCAGCGCGGAAACAATCGCGAATTATCAGCAACTTCAACAAACATGGCAGTATCGCCCGCTAATTTCTTTATTGTTAATTTTGCCTAAAACAGACTTAAATCAGACTTATTTAACCAACTGTTTAAATAGTATTATTCAGCAAATTTATCCGCATTGGGAATTATGTTTGCTGGCAGAATCGGAAACGTTAGAAACGCAAGCCTTATGCACGGATGCGCGTATTCGTACCGTGCGCGATTTTTCCCAAGCGCAAGGCGAATTTATCGCCCAAATTGAAGCCCATGATTGCCTAACCCTTTCCGCACTTTATCACCTCGTCGCCTATCTACAACAAATACCTGATGCCAATCTGATTTATAGCGACCATGACGAATTAGACGCGACAGGACAGCGTAATAATCCCTATTTTAAACCCGCATGGAATCCTGATTTATTCTATTCTCAAGCCTATTTAAACACTTTTGTGCTATATCGTCTGGCGTTACTTCCTGAAAAACCTGATTATTACAATCATTACGCGCTCGCCCTGAGTTACATTGCCCAGATTGATAACGCGAGTATTCATCATATTCCGCGCATTCTGTACCACCAACATATATGCGCAAGTCGTCCACAATTGCCTGCATTGACTGTTTTACGCGCTCATTTACAAAACCACGCGCCCCAATTACAAGTTTTACCTGCGATTGCAGGACATACACGGGTAATTTACCCCCTGCCCACCCCCGCCCCATTAGTCAGCGTCATTATTCCCACCCGTGACTGCGTCAATTTACTACGCCAAACGGTCGACGGTTTATTAAACCAAACCGATTACAATCTGTTAGAAGTCTTGATTATCGACAATGATAGTCGTGAAGCAGAAACCCTAGATTATTTAAAATTGATTCAATTAGATAGCCGAATTCGTGTTATTCGTCATACAGCACCGTTTAATTATTCCGAACTGAATAATTTAGGCGTACAACACGCAAAAGGCGAGATATTAGCCTTATTAAATAATGATTTAGCCATAATTCATCCTGAATGGTTGCAGGAAATGGTCAGCCATGCGTGTCGCCCTGAAGTCGGTGCGGTAGGGGCAAAATTGTATTATGCAAACGATACGCTACAACATGCAGGCGTAGTTCTCGGATTGGGCGGAATGGCTGGACATGCGTTTAAACATGTCGCCCGCCAAGCTCAAGGCTATCATTGGAAACCGTTTTTAATTCAAAACTATTCTGCGGTAACAGCAGCCTGTTTAGTCATGCGTCGTGCGGTATTTTTGGAAGTCGGTGGCTTAGACGCTAAAAACTTGCGTGTCGCCTTTAACGATGTCGATTTATGCTTACGGATTAATGAAGCAGGTTATCGAATTGTATGGACACCTTACGCCGAACTGTATCATTTAGAATCCGCAAGCCGTGGGCTAGACACAACCCCGCGTAAATATTGGCGATTACGGGGCGAATTAAACTACATGCAACAACGTTGGGGCGAAAAACTCGCACAAGACCCTTGTTATAACCCCAATTTAACCATTCAATATGAAGATTTTTCCCTCGCCTATCCACCGCGTTGA